The sequence below is a genomic window from Methylotuvimicrobium sp. KM2.
GGATCATCCATTCTTGGGATCACTACACCGAAATTCAACGAAAAATCGCCATAGTCCGTTCTATGTTCTCCGTAGATATAGCCGCCGTCGGCTGATAACGCCAAATTTCTATTGACATCAAAATAAATCGATTGAGGTAATAAGATGCTGGGACGAGTCGAGGCAACGTCCCGTGTATCGTTGTATAAGCCAAGCGGAGTAGGGACTCTGCCGCCCCTAAGTGTTAATAGTGAATGTTCCGACGAATATAAGTTATAGCTGGCCAGTCCATAATCGATTCGGACATTGCTATCGTCGGTTTTACCCGCATCGCGCCATACTATCTGCATGGCAATTTGCAATTCCGGCAAAATTCTATAAGAGGCATTGATACCGAGTTCTCTAAAGTCGGTTGATATCGAATCGTCAGTTTTACCAAAAAAATTATTATCGGAAGTATGAATAAATCCTTGAGATAAAAAACCGTGAATCTGGAGGTTTTGAGGTAACCAATCGCTTTCGAAGGCTTGAGCGTTAGTAAGCAGGCAGCATAAAACTAATGCGATACCGTAGCTATTCAATTTAAAAAAACGGTTTAAAGTTGACGTATGACGCATGAATGGAAAAGGCCTTATTTTATGATCAGGATTTTGATATCTTCAGTGATGTCTTCACCGCTTAAATATCCGATTGCGCCAGGTGTAGATGCGATTTTATCAACCATTTCTTCCTTGCTGGCAACGGTAACGGGAGCCTGGCCGGTCCCGCTAAATACCAGCTTGTTCCAGCTTCGACGCATCTGATGTGGAAATACATTCAATACTTGTTTGCAAAACTGTTTATGAAGAGGGTTACTGTCACGTAATACAAAAACAATAATGGGAGAACCGTCTTGCCATTGGCGAAGCCGCATTCTAAATATAGCGCTCAATCCGTTTCGGCTAACAGAGTTTTGCGTTAATGCGCTGTTGACAACGGGATAAATGCTTGGCGTGGGAGCGGATAAAACCTGCGACATCAAAACAAAGAGCAACGCTAAAAATCCAAATTGCTTTCGTCGTAGATTTTTATTCGATTCGTTTGACTTCAAATGGGAAGCGCCTTAGGTCTTAAAGTGAGTTTTAAAAAGAAATCAAAGTTTAGTTACTATTTTGTGAATATCAAATGAGGAGGAGTTAATTGATAAAGATTACTCCCTTTATACTCAAAAAATGGTTAACTTTATGAAGGTATGGGGTGTGGCTAGCGAGGATGTCGGCAGCAGGGAACGCTGCCGTCAAGCCCCCATGGACGGGTTCACGGCGGTCCTCGATAGACACATCCCATGCCTTTTTATTCTTAGACGGTTTTTCAATCAAAAGGGAGTATTATAAGCAACTATTTCCTAATGACATTATTTAACATAATATACATTATGCGCCATTATAACCACCTTAGTTTCAGGCTTTTTGGCATCCGAAATGTTTTCCACTCTGAACCTAAATAATTCGAGCTTGAATAGTTACAGAAAAGTTGATTGACGTTAATGACGCGCGTAAACTCAACCAACTAAAGCAATGGAGCCTTAAAATTGAGTCTAGAAGATAGAAATTGGTTTCAGAGGGAAAAAGATAAGATATTGACGAATTTGAAGAAAAACAATTATGAGAATCTAGTAATAATTGCCATCGCTTTTCTATGGATCATTATTGAATACTTGCTAAGATTTAACGATTGATAATTCGGCGCCTGGGTGTCCGCGCCAGCTCCATGCTGGCAAAGCCTTTATCGGACCCCAGGCGCCTCCTCAGGGACTGCCGAAATTCGAAGTGCGAAAGGTAACTACCATTGTGACTCGCCGGTTTCCGGGTCGTACATCTCATGTGCGATTTTATGGCGGTTCGCTATCAATTCCTCAATGCTTGGCGATTGTGTCATCGCACGCTGAATGGCCAACTTCATTGCTTCGTAATTGGTTCGATATAAGTCCTTGCGGTCGAGATCCGGATTGGTTGCGCATTCAGGGGCGATCCAAATCATTGCAATGATGCAAATTTCATTGGCCTGATCGGCCGGGATCACGCCATCGATTACACTGTCCAATACTGCATCGGCGACTGCCGATTGAACGGGACCGCCGAATAGATTCACATAGTCGGTCGACTTTATCGTAACTTTAGGTACCATGATGGTAGCAGGACGCACTTGTTGGTTACAGGCCCGTATTGCAAACATCCGAGTATGCCCTTCGGTTTGCCCCATTAAATTGGCAAATGCGTGGCCTGCAGGCCCTTTAACGCTGCCGATAAGAATTTCAGGCATGGCATCCGTGCCTTGCCCTTCGCTGGAAAATACGGTGGCTTCGCCGGTTCTAAACCAAATTGAATCTGACATATAAAACACCTGTAAGGTTAAAAACCGGCATTCTATTCCTGGTGTATAGCAATCCGCAACGAATAAAATTGCAATCGTTATCTACGGCCCAATTCGTTGCCAAGCAATGAGCCGGCCGCCGCACCGATGCCCGATGCAATCGGATCGCCTCTGCCGATCTCATACCCTAACATGCTGCCTACGGCCCCGCCTACCAGTCCTTGCGTGGACCTTTGGTCATAACGGCTATAGCGTGGAGCCGGTACATAGGCAGGTGCCGGTATATAACGAGGCACTGTCTCGTAAACAGTAACTCTTTGCGGATAGTAATGGACCTCTTCGCGATAATAAACGCGTTCAACCGGCCGGTATCGTTTAGCTCTATGCTTCGGATGGTAATAGTGTTTGCTATATCCTTTACCTCGGCCTGGATGATGATGTCCGCCTGAAGCTAAGGCCGACGTTGAAAAAACCAAACCCGTGATGATTATTGCGATCAATTTCATCATTTTTGAATCTCCTGAAAAAAAGTAACGCGTATAACGGTTAACGTATCCGTAGCCTTTTAGCTATGGCCGGGCTACATTTTCCAAGGATTAACTTAATGACGACTTAACGAATTCCGGGGTTCGCTTGCGTAATGGTAATTTTTTGTTTTCGCTCAATGCAAAAATCACGATCAGAAAAAATAATAAACTGAGTCGAGGCGCTTCGAATGGGCTACCAACCGTACCGACAATAACAAATCCCGAAATCGATGAGAGTAAAATCGCCGCATAGTAGTCACCTTTGCTGAGCGCTTTAAGCTGTCGATAACAAGCATAAATCAGCAAGATTATAAATGCAGTGGTACCAAACCAGCCTAGATCGAATAATAGATGTACCCAAAAATTGTCGATATTGAGAGCTTGGTGATTATCGATCGTAAAAAACCAATAATCGGTTCCTTCGGAAAAGTCGCCATTGCTAAGCAGATTTTTATCATTAGTATCAGTCAGGTTGATATTATCGATGTCGATGACATTGCCTTGGCTATTATTGTAAATACCCAGTTTAACCGGACGTCTCGACAATTCTCCCGCTGTTTTACCCAAACTGGATCCGACATATTTTGTATTTAGGGTTGCTTCCGTCCGGCTCCAGGAGCCCGGCTCGGAATCGATTCGTAGGGTAATCCAGACGCAACGAAACGAATATAATAACGATTTTTCACAGATGGGTAAGGTAACCTCCCCTCGCCCCGACTCCGTACGTAAATCCGCAGATAAGCGATATTCGGTGTCGGGCTCTATCGCGACCTGTTGGTCTAAATAAAGCGAACCACCCGATCCTAAACGCAAATAGCGATTTTCGTCATCGCTTTGTATCGTATAAGTGGCCGGCATGCCAATGCCTCTGTGCCACCAAAAATAGGTTCTTGGGTAACTGCCAACGCCCATTCCAAATAAAGTCGTCATGACGTCGTCATCTCTCATGTCGAGAATAGCTCGCCAATGCTGCAGGCGAACATCCAGATCTTGATCGATACGTTTGAAGCGCTCTTGTATAAAGCCGCCTTGAAAGACCGGAATGACCATGACCGGAACTAGCAATACCACGCTCAACAGCGGTATTGATTTTCGGTTAGTGCGCAAATGTTTCGCGTTAACGGCAAAAACTAGACTGATCAAAAAAACGATCAACGCTATAGCGAAAGCCAGATAAGGTCCTCGGGAAAAGGTCACCATCAGGACATAAAGGCCGGCAGCAAAAATTCCAAAACCGGTTATACCGCCCATCAATCTGCGGGGCGCGTAGAGAAACAGCATCGCAATAAAAGGTAATGCCAAGACTAAATAGGCATCGATATGCCCACCACCGGTGTGCATGGTTGAAAACATTGCGGTGATTCTATAATCGCTTTCAAAATTAAACAACCCGGAAAACAAAAAGCGCTCCCAAATCGAAACGCCAATGACGCCGATCAAACCCAATAATACTCCGTAACCGAAATACTGTTTTGCCTTCGGATATTGCTGCAATGTTTGTTTTAACAGTGGAAACAAAAAGAAGGCCCAAATTACCCCCTTGCCCACTCGTAAGCTATTATAGCGGCTGTAGTAATTGGAAAAGGCGTTGATATCGATGTCTTGCAGCGGAAATAAGCCTCTGTATACGCTAATTAGATAAATTAAAGCAAACAATCCTAAACATAACTTAACCGTTCCGGAAAACTGTCGGGTTAACCGAATGCTGGATTTTTGCCAATAATAAACAGCAAGGGTTGTCATAACGACCAGATCGAACTCGTCAAAAAAGAACCGACCGGTCCAAGGGGCAAAATCCAGAACCGGTAGCATTGCCGGCAAGACGAATAGCCAGGCCTGAGGATAACGAATCAATAAAACAGCGTAAGCGATTAATAATGCCGATAGAAATGGCGCGCCAATCGGATAATTCAATAAAGCCCAACCAATAATCAGCGCAAGAATTCCCGTGAATAAGCGCCAACGTTTATCGATTGCTTGCAGTTTAACGGTTGCCGATGACCGAATAGAATCATCCTCTGAAATAGAGTCTTCGTCATCGTGGAATGCTTCGGCAATCGATACCCCCCTTCCCTGCTTGATCTTACCATTTGAAAACCAGCGCATCGCATGATTAAGCAATTCATAAACCAATGCCGCCGAAGCAAATGCGATCAACACATCGGTCGGATCGGGATGCTTAGGCGCTAAAAACAACTTGCCGGTTTCTACCAACGTGGCAAAGACAGCAGCAGTTAATCCGACTAAAACCCAATGAAAGCGCTCAGGTTTGGAGTCCGCATAGTTCCACAACCAAAAAGCCAAGCCAACCGGAAAATACATGCCGATGTTGCTAAGCAAACTCACCATGGCCAAGGACTCGGTCGTATAATAAAAATAGTAAAACGGTAAAAACTGAACCGTTTCGAGTTTTTCAAGCGCCTTTTCAAGACCGATCCAATTCCCGCCGGTCCAGCCGTTCAGCGCGGCTACCAAAAAAACATGGAGAGGTAGAAGCGTTAGGATCGTGGGCTTCAACCAAGCGGTCCAATAATCTTTGTCGTGTTTGGAAAAAAAGGCAAACACGACCGCGCCGACCCCCAACCCGGTCATGCGGGTCAAAACCGAAATGCCTTGCGCCACGCCTGATGCCAAAAATAATTGACCGATTTCGACGAACAATCCGATAAAAAAACCGGTTAAGATGCAAACCAGTTTGGGGTGCGAAATATAAGGCAATAAACAGAGTAAAATGCCTAACGGAATCAATACGACTATTTCGGCCCCCAGCTTGACCACACAGCGAATACCATCGGCTCGGCACGTATCGATGGACATAAACAGGCTGTGATTGCCCGAGGCCAACCGAGTGTCAAGCTCTTGATGGGATATAACAAAATCGAACGGAAAAAAACTTAAGGCAAAATAGATGGCGATATAGAAAATAATCGCCGCTTTGATCGATAGAAAATTACCAAGCGAGAGATGACGGGATAAACGGCGGAAATAATCGCCTGAAAATACCCAAAGTCCTACGCCCATGGTCGAGCCCATTGCCTCGGCGATCAAATCGTTGATCGAAACGGTACGAGGTGGGAAAAATAACTGAACAAACTCGACCGAAACAGCCAAAGCCCAACAAAACAGCAAAACCGGCACCGCAACCAGTAGCCTGGTGTATTCGCGAAATTGACCGCCAAAACCAGCCGCCCAAAAGTAAGACAGCGGTATGTAAAGCAGAATATTCGCAACCCAGTCCGCACGCGATTCTATGCCTAGATTGAGATAACGAATATTTCGGAATTTTTCCAAAGCGACGTCGAAAGGCATTGGTCGGTAATCGAGCGGAACCAAACTGCCGTAGACGACGAACAAGGTATATAGCGTTGCACCGATAAGAAGTTTTTTATTCATACGAAAGCCCGCGAGTGACCATCAAGGAGCCCACAAGTCCGCCAGGGCCAGTTCAACTTCGTCAAAAGGCGGCGCCCTAACCATATCGTCATTCTGCCAGGTATGTTCAAGCAACCAATGCCCTTCCAGCAAACGATAGACTTCAAGCGTTTTTGGCCCCGGATCGACCAGCCATAACCAAGAAACTTCGCATGCCGCATAAATCGGCATCTTGACGGCGCGATCGATACGCGAAGTTCCGGGCGAAATTACTTCGCAAATCCAGTCAGGAGCAATGCTGAAATAGGCTTCTTCGGGCAGTTGCGGCATGCGTTCGCGTCGCCAACCGGCTAAATCGGGGGCCAGAATATTCCGTCCCAAGTGCAATTCGGGTTCGTCCAATATCCACCACCCACCCGGCCCTCCTCTTCCACGCTGAAATGGGCTAACCAATTCATCACCAATAACCGAAGAAGCCAAAGCATGTCTTGGTGCTGGTCGTGGTTGAGTAATTAACTGCCCGTTGATGATTTCGCCGATGATATGTTCGGGCAGATCGAACAAGTCTTCGTAAGTCGCCTCGCGTAAAGCCGGTTGATTCATGATGGACTCTTCGGTTCAAGCGGTTCGTTAATTACATTTCCTTTTTACCCGATAAAATCCTTTTCAAGTCGTAATGATAAATCAAACTCGCCAGCGCGAATACAACGAATAGCGAAAAGATCGCCGTCTAAAACTCCCAGCCTTGACGATGAACTAAGCCGGTTAGATTGTAATCGCGAAGAAACCGGTCAGGCCCTACAGAATCAGCCATTCAACCTAAATTCGGTAGTTTAACCATGAAATGCTTTTTCTATACCTTTCGCACTTCAAATTTCGGCAGTGCCTAAGGAGACACCGGAGTGCTTGGCCCCTCACCTAACACTAGGTGAGGGGCCAGCATGGACGTATTTACCCAGCACCTAAATTCCACAGTCCATTGGCTAGGATTAATTGTCTTGGATAATTCATCCAGCACCTAAATAAGCCATGATTTTGAATTATTGCCAAAGACCTATAGAATTTAGGTGCTGGGTTTACGGCGTCCTTTGACGGGCACCCCGGTGCCGAATTTTGACCTACGGTAGGTATAGGTTAATTCTTAGGCCGAAGATGTGGGAACAACAATACATCTCGTATCGACGGAGCATCGGTAAACAACATCACCAAGCGATCGATGCCTATGCCCTCGCCCGCCGTCGGCGGCATGCCGTGTTCCAATGCGGTCACGTAATCGGCATCATAATGCATCGCTTCATCGTCACCGGCTTCTTTTTCCTCGACCTGCTTACGAAAACGTTCCGCCTGGTCTTCGGCGTCGTTCAACTCGGTAAAACCGTTCGCAATTTCACGCCCGCCGACGAAAAATTCGAAGCGGTCGGTCACATGCGGATCGTCATCGTTGCGTCTGGCCAATGGTGACACTTCGACAGGATAGGCGGTAATAAACGTCGGATTCATCAAGCGATGTTCCACGGTTTTTTCAAAGATTTCGATTTGAATTTTACCGAGACCGTAGCCGTCCTTGACCGGGATTTTCAAATTTTCGGCCACCTTCGCCGCCGCTTCGCGCGTCGCCAAATCGTCGATCGTCAAATCCGGATTGAAATGCAGAATCGATTCGACCACGGTCATGCGATCGAACGGTTTGCCGAAGTCGTATTGCTCGCCTTGATAAGTAATCAGTGTTTGACCGAGTACTTCGAGTGCGATGCCTCGCACCATTTCTTCGGTCAAATCCATCAAGTCGTGATACTCGGCATAGGCCTGATAGAATTCGAGCATCGTGAATTCCGGATTGTGCCGTGTCGACAGTCCTTCGTTGCGGAAATTGCGGTTGATTTCGAAAACCCGCTCGAAACCGCCGACAATCAGTCGTTTCAGATACAATTCCGGCGCAATCCGTAAAAACAGCTCCATGTCCAAGGCATTGTGATGCGTCTTGAACGGGCGAGCGGTCGCACCACCGGGAATCGCCTGCATCATGGGCGTTTCGACTTCGAGAAATTGTCGCGCTACCAAGAATTCTCTTATGTATGTAACGATTTTCGAACGGATCAGGAAAGTCTTGCGCGATTGCTCGCTCATGATCAAATCCAGATAACGCTGGCGGTATTTGATTTCCTGGTCGGCGATACCGTGGAATTTTTCAGGCAACGGCCTAAGCGCCTTGGTCAATAAACGAATATCGTCGACCTTGATGCTTAATTCGCCGACATTGGTTTTGAACAATACACCCTCGGTGCCGATGATATCGCCGATGTCCCATTTCTTGAACTGATCGTTGTAGAAACCTTCCGGCAGATGATCGCGCGCGACATAAAGCTGCATTTGGCCCGACATGTCCTGGATATGACAGAAACTTGCCTTACCCATGATGCGGCGAGTCATCATGCGCCCGGCAACCTTGACTCGGATCGGGTCGGCCTCGAGCTCTTCCTTGGTTTTTTCGCCGTATTCCGCCAGCAATTCACCGACTACGACATTGCGTCTGAAGTCGGTCGGAAAAGCGATGCCGCGTTCGCGGATTTCAGTGAGTTTGCCGCGGCGTTGTCTGATTTGTTCTTGTTCGTCTTGTAATTGGGTTTCGGACATGAGATTTTTATTTAATCTAAATTTAGGTTTTAAACAATCCATGCTACTTAAAATTTTAAATACATGAATATGTTTAATATTAAAACGTTATTTTCCTTGAAATTTGATATATGTATTCGAACTACCATTTTCAGCATTTCTTTGTTCAGCTTTCACAAAATCAAGAGATGTGATTAGTTTACCTAATTTGGTATATCCATAATTCCTCGCATCAAACGAGGTATCTACACGTTGAATATAAGAACCAACACCTCCCAGGTTAGCCCATCCATCATCTTCTGAAGCCGAATCGATCGCTTCCTTAATTAATACCTTTAGGTTTTTATCATTCAACGAATATTCTGTGGATTTTTTTGCTTCATTACTATTGCTTTTTTGTTCAGTCCCATTATTACTTACTGAACTGCTGGTAAGATCATTAACATCTTCTTCCATAATGGTTTCAGTAAAAATAAATTTGTTGCAAGCAGCTCTGAATGCTTCTGGTGTTCTTCTTTGACCTATTCCAATTACTTCTAAACCTGACTCTCTAATTCGAGTTGCTAACTTAGTAAAATCACTATCACTTGAAACAAGAAAAAAACCATTGAACTTACCTGTATAAAGAAGATCCATCGCATCAATTATCAAAGCTGAGTCTGTTGCATTTTTTCCAGTGGTATAACCAAACTGTTGAATTGGCTGAATAGCGTGTCTATTTAAGACTTCTTTCCAAGATCTAAGTTGTGAATTAGTCCAATCCCCATAACATCTTCTGGATGTTGTTTCTCCATATCTTGCTGCTTCATTTAATACTGCTTCTATAGCTTTAGCTTGGGCATTATCTGCATCTATTAATAATGCGAATCTTTTTGTTTCTGACGGATACACCATATATTTCCTTTTGAAGTCACGCACGCTACTGTGTCGTTAAACATCAGTTATAAACCACTCTTCAAACTCGCTTCAATAAATTGATCTAATTCGCCGTCGAGCACGGCTTGAGTGTTTCCGGTTTCGACGTTCGTGCGCAGATCCTTGATGCGCGATTGATCCAAGACATACGATCGGATCTGACTGCCCCAGCCGATATCGGATTTGGAATCTTCAAGCGCCTGCTGTTGTTCGCTGCGTTTCATGATTTCCATTTCGTATAACTTGGCCTTGAGCTGTTTCATCGCGGTGTCTTTGTTTTTGTGTTGCGAACGATCGCTTTGACATTGCACGACGATGCCGC
It includes:
- the fae gene encoding formaldehyde-activating enzyme yields the protein MSDSIWFRTGEATVFSSEGQGTDAMPEILIGSVKGPAGHAFANLMGQTEGHTRMFAIRACNQQVRPATIMVPKVTIKSTDYVNLFGGPVQSAVADAVLDSVIDGVIPADQANEICIIAMIWIAPECATNPDLDRKDLYRTNYEAMKLAIQRAMTQSPSIEELIANRHKIAHEMYDPETGESQW
- a CDS encoding VanZ family protein, encoding MNKKLLIGATLYTLFVVYGSLVPLDYRPMPFDVALEKFRNIRYLNLGIESRADWVANILLYIPLSYFWAAGFGGQFREYTRLLVAVPVLLFCWALAVSVEFVQLFFPPRTVSINDLIAEAMGSTMGVGLWVFSGDYFRRLSRHLSLGNFLSIKAAIIFYIAIYFALSFFPFDFVISHQELDTRLASGNHSLFMSIDTCRADGIRCVVKLGAEIVVLIPLGILLCLLPYISHPKLVCILTGFFIGLFVEIGQLFLASGVAQGISVLTRMTGLGVGAVVFAFFSKHDKDYWTAWLKPTILTLLPLHVFLVAALNGWTGGNWIGLEKALEKLETVQFLPFYYFYYTTESLAMVSLLSNIGMYFPVGLAFWLWNYADSKPERFHWVLVGLTAAVFATLVETGKLFLAPKHPDPTDVLIAFASAALVYELLNHAMRWFSNGKIKQGRGVSIAEAFHDDEDSISEDDSIRSSATVKLQAIDKRWRLFTGILALIIGWALLNYPIGAPFLSALLIAYAVLLIRYPQAWLFVLPAMLPVLDFAPWTGRFFFDEFDLVVMTTLAVYYWQKSSIRLTRQFSGTVKLCLGLFALIYLISVYRGLFPLQDIDINAFSNYYSRYNSLRVGKGVIWAFFLFPLLKQTLQQYPKAKQYFGYGVLLGLIGVIGVSIWERFLFSGLFNFESDYRITAMFSTMHTGGGHIDAYLVLALPFIAMLFLYAPRRLMGGITGFGIFAAGLYVLMVTFSRGPYLAFAIALIVFLISLVFAVNAKHLRTNRKSIPLLSVVLLVPVMVIPVFQGGFIQERFKRIDQDLDVRLQHWRAILDMRDDDVMTTLFGMGVGSYPRTYFWWHRGIGMPATYTIQSDDENRYLRLGSGGSLYLDQQVAIEPDTEYRLSADLRTESGRGEVTLPICEKSLLYSFRCVWITLRIDSEPGSWSRTEATLNTKYVGSSLGKTAGELSRRPVKLGIYNNSQGNVIDIDNINLTDTNDKNLLSNGDFSEGTDYWFFTIDNHQALNIDNFWVHLLFDLGWFGTTAFIILLIYACYRQLKALSKGDYYAAILLSSISGFVIVGTVGSPFEAPRLSLLFFLIVIFALSENKKLPLRKRTPEFVKSSLS
- a CDS encoding Uma2 family endonuclease, which codes for MNQPALREATYEDLFDLPEHIIGEIINGQLITQPRPAPRHALASSVIGDELVSPFQRGRGGPGGWWILDEPELHLGRNILAPDLAGWRRERMPQLPEEAYFSIAPDWICEVISPGTSRIDRAVKMPIYAACEVSWLWLVDPGPKTLEVYRLLEGHWLLEHTWQNDDMVRAPPFDEVELALADLWAP
- the lysS gene encoding lysine--tRNA ligase; amino-acid sequence: MSETQLQDEQEQIRQRRGKLTEIRERGIAFPTDFRRNVVVGELLAEYGEKTKEELEADPIRVKVAGRMMTRRIMGKASFCHIQDMSGQMQLYVARDHLPEGFYNDQFKKWDIGDIIGTEGVLFKTNVGELSIKVDDIRLLTKALRPLPEKFHGIADQEIKYRQRYLDLIMSEQSRKTFLIRSKIVTYIREFLVARQFLEVETPMMQAIPGGATARPFKTHHNALDMELFLRIAPELYLKRLIVGGFERVFEINRNFRNEGLSTRHNPEFTMLEFYQAYAEYHDLMDLTEEMVRGIALEVLGQTLITYQGEQYDFGKPFDRMTVVESILHFNPDLTIDDLATREAAAKVAENLKIPVKDGYGLGKIQIEIFEKTVEHRLMNPTFITAYPVEVSPLARRNDDDPHVTDRFEFFVGGREIANGFTELNDAEDQAERFRKQVEEKEAGDDEAMHYDADYVTALEHGMPPTAGEGIGIDRLVMLFTDAPSIRDVLLFPHLRPKN
- a CDS encoding NYN domain-containing protein — encoded protein: MRDFKRKYMVYPSETKRFALLIDADNAQAKAIEAVLNEAARYGETTSRRCYGDWTNSQLRSWKEVLNRHAIQPIQQFGYTTGKNATDSALIIDAMDLLYTGKFNGFFLVSSDSDFTKLATRIRESGLEVIGIGQRRTPEAFRAACNKFIFTETIMEEDVNDLTSSSVSNNGTEQKSNSNEAKKSTEYSLNDKNLKVLIKEAIDSASEDDGWANLGGVGSYIQRVDTSFDARNYGYTKLGKLITSLDFVKAEQRNAENGSSNTYIKFQGK